A stretch of the Aneurinibacillus migulanus genome encodes the following:
- a CDS encoding Acb2/Tad1 domain-containing protein, with protein MNQQIENNFKYHKPKEGQPEKYTLIREKAKELAYLVDKECPNSREKSLAMTNLEQAIMWANASIARN; from the coding sequence AAATAGAAAACAATTTTAAGTATCACAAGCCAAAAGAAGGGCAGCCAGAGAAATACACACTCATTCGTGAAAAAGCAAAGGAGTTGGCGTATCTGGTTGACAAGGAATGCCCGAATTCGCGCGAAAAATCACTAGCAATGACAAATCTTGAACAAGCAATAATGTGGGCAAACGCTTCTATTGCTCGAAATTAA
- a CDS encoding DUF4355 domain-containing protein, with product MNLEEIKKFLEENKDNAEVQTFLKGLKSVSMDDVKAFLEGNEEGKKFLQSEKDSYVTKAIETWKKNNLQKLVDEEVSKKFPTETPEQKAIKDLQEKLDAMEREKALESIRNKAILHANEKKLPLELVNMLVSDDEEATFSSLATVEKVFSSHIEQAVNERFKAGGRRDVGGGNSGTYTGPNPFAKDTLNLTEQGRLLRDNPELAKKLAAEAGIQL from the coding sequence ATGAATCTTGAAGAAATCAAAAAGTTTTTGGAAGAGAACAAGGATAATGCAGAGGTACAAACTTTCTTGAAAGGACTTAAATCGGTGTCTATGGACGACGTGAAGGCTTTTCTAGAAGGTAATGAAGAAGGTAAGAAGTTTCTTCAGAGCGAGAAAGATTCATACGTAACCAAAGCTATTGAGACATGGAAGAAAAATAACCTGCAAAAGTTGGTTGACGAGGAAGTAAGCAAGAAGTTTCCAACTGAAACACCTGAACAAAAAGCGATTAAGGACCTTCAGGAAAAGCTTGATGCGATGGAACGAGAGAAGGCGTTGGAATCCATCAGAAATAAGGCTATTTTGCACGCGAATGAGAAGAAATTACCGCTTGAGCTAGTAAATATGCTTGTTTCTGATGATGAAGAGGCTACATTTTCATCTTTGGCTACCGTTGAAAAAGTTTTTTCTTCGCACATTGAGCAGGCTGTGAATGAACGCTTCAAGGCAGGGGGCCGCAGGGATGTAGGGGGCGGTAATTCTGGCACGTATACAGGGCCGAATCCATTTGCAAAAGACACGCTCAATCTTACAGAACAAGGACGTTTGTTGCGTGATAACCCAGAACTAGCGAAAAAACTGGCTGCTGAAGCCGGAATTCAATTATAG
- a CDS encoding major capsid protein produces the protein MGAKTKISDVIVPELFNPYVIDRTTEKSALFSSGIIATNPELDKLASAGGKILHMPQWNDLTGESQILSDTVPLETKKITTSQDMARLHMRGDAWSTNDLAGALAGSDPMKAIGDLVANYWARDMQRILIATLNGVFAAASMGGNLHDISKETGDAAKFTAKSFIDAQFKLGDAYESLTAIAVHSRVYAEMNKQDLIQFIQDSSGRLIATYRGFHIIVDDGIPFDNTNGIFTTYLFGAGAIGYAEGTPDVPTETDRDSLQGDNYLINRKHFVLHPRGVKWEEGSIAGESPTNAELADGTHWTRVWDNKKIRVVKFVHKI, from the coding sequence ATGGGAGCAAAAACAAAAATCAGTGATGTCATTGTACCAGAACTTTTCAATCCATATGTTATCGACCGAACAACAGAAAAATCTGCACTCTTTTCTAGCGGAATCATTGCTACTAATCCTGAATTAGACAAGCTAGCAAGCGCAGGCGGTAAAATCCTGCATATGCCACAATGGAATGACCTGACTGGTGAGTCGCAAATTCTAAGTGACACCGTGCCATTGGAAACAAAGAAAATTACAACATCCCAAGACATGGCCCGCCTGCATATGCGAGGAGATGCCTGGTCCACGAATGATTTAGCAGGGGCGCTGGCTGGTTCTGATCCGATGAAAGCCATTGGTGACCTAGTGGCGAATTACTGGGCGCGTGACATGCAACGTATTTTAATTGCTACGCTGAATGGTGTGTTTGCTGCAGCCAGCATGGGTGGTAACTTGCATGATATTAGTAAAGAGACGGGTGATGCAGCAAAATTCACAGCTAAAAGCTTTATCGACGCCCAATTCAAACTCGGTGACGCTTATGAATCACTAACGGCCATTGCAGTTCATTCCCGTGTATACGCTGAGATGAATAAGCAAGATTTGATTCAATTTATTCAAGACAGTTCAGGTCGTCTTATTGCCACATACCGTGGTTTCCATATTATCGTGGACGATGGCATTCCATTTGATAATACAAACGGTATCTTCACAACGTACCTGTTTGGCGCTGGTGCTATCGGGTATGCAGAAGGTACACCGGATGTGCCGACAGAAACTGACCGTGACAGCTTGCAGGGGGATAACTATTTGATTAACCGTAAACATTTTGTGCTGCATCCTCGTGGTGTGAAGTGGGAGGAAGGAAGCATAGCGGGTGAATCCCCGACCAACGCTGAACTGGCTGATGGCACACATTGGACTCGAGTATGGGATAACAAGAAAATCCGCGTTGTAAAATTCGTCCACAAGATTTAG
- a CDS encoding phage head-tail connector protein, with protein MDRLATVKMLVRIKEDDTTYDAKLNYWLSATEQEMLAYTNRTELPPGLEPALIDHVVLLYRKDKADTSSDAQSAPVKSITEGNTTITYGDAPAPGYTLIGGSLISVLDRFVVRVVRVR; from the coding sequence ATGGATAGACTGGCAACTGTCAAAATGTTAGTCCGTATCAAAGAAGACGATACGACATATGATGCCAAGTTGAATTATTGGCTGTCGGCCACCGAGCAAGAAATGCTGGCTTATACAAATCGGACAGAACTTCCTCCAGGTCTTGAGCCAGCCCTGATTGACCATGTTGTGTTGCTCTATCGTAAGGACAAGGCAGACACATCGTCAGACGCACAGAGTGCTCCTGTGAAGAGTATTACGGAGGGAAATACCACTATTACCTACGGTGACGCTCCCGCACCGGGATACACCCTTATAGGCGGCAGTTTGATTTCCGTATTGGATCGTTTTGTTGTTCGAGTGGTGCGTGTTCGATGA
- a CDS encoding HK97 gp10 family phage protein has translation MGLEFKGLDLFEQQVLQRIIKEMPREVEKKLTELAFRYLADVKRLTPVAEKNGGTLRDSIRVDNIKRVGDEFVIIVGTNVHYAPHIEYGHRIKNKAGKYVGFVEGFHMFEISLKQMEEWIDDDLRNWLKNFTEGHA, from the coding sequence ATGGGACTTGAATTCAAAGGATTGGATTTATTCGAGCAACAGGTACTGCAACGTATTATCAAGGAGATGCCGAGAGAGGTCGAGAAGAAGCTTACAGAGCTGGCTTTTCGGTATCTAGCCGATGTAAAACGACTGACGCCAGTTGCTGAAAAGAACGGCGGTACTTTGCGTGATAGCATCCGAGTTGACAACATAAAGCGGGTAGGTGATGAGTTTGTTATCATCGTCGGGACTAATGTCCATTACGCTCCTCACATCGAGTACGGCCATCGCATCAAGAACAAAGCTGGTAAATACGTTGGCTTTGTAGAGGGCTTCCACATGTTCGAGATTTCCCTCAAACAAATGGAGGAGTGGATTGACGACGATTTACGAAACTGGCTGAAGAATTTTACGGAGGGGCACGCATGA
- a CDS encoding phage tail terminator family protein has translation MRLSELSDAVLLKLKKDFPVVKYRYDEEVKQGAKFPCFFVYLVPIVDSNETEHRRYQRVTVKIIYMTDKHTNVEYLSMTDDLNDAFGLNFPVGQRVLSIFDKTTRKIDDALHFSFDVSAYSLVFEDDYFTRYDMMKELHLNLKEG, from the coding sequence ATGAGGCTATCCGAACTATCTGACGCCGTGCTTTTGAAACTGAAAAAAGACTTCCCGGTGGTGAAATATCGCTATGACGAAGAAGTGAAGCAGGGCGCGAAGTTTCCCTGCTTTTTTGTATATCTAGTCCCGATCGTCGACTCGAATGAGACAGAGCACCGAAGATATCAGCGTGTCACAGTGAAAATCATCTACATGACGGATAAGCATACAAACGTAGAGTACCTGAGTATGACAGACGACCTAAACGATGCTTTTGGCTTGAATTTTCCCGTTGGTCAGCGTGTTCTTAGCATTTTTGATAAGACTACACGGAAGATAGACGATGCATTGCATTTTTCGTTTGATGTAAGTGCGTATAGCCTGGTATTTGAAGACGATTATTTCACTCGATACGACATGATGAAGGAACTACATTTGAATCTTAAGGAGGGATAG
- a CDS encoding phage tail sheath C-terminal domain-containing protein, translating to MGLPQIEIVFRTLAASAIERSERGVISLILRDTKTAVKEYKSIDEVKDADFSANNIKHIKEAFYGTPSKVIAVPIAADGPVSEALTVLKGMYWNYLAMPEATAADVTDIVAFIKGQRTLKKKIFKAVLPNATGPDHEGIINFTTTGIKMKDGTDMTTEAFCVRLASVFAGLPFTRSATYYVFPDVASIQEIDDPDEAIDSGQLILVNDGKKVKIGRAVNSLVTFTPEKHREFSKIRIVEILDMVLEDIRETFENEYIGKYENSFQNKLMFVTVVNAYFQVLVIENVLEREGENRARINGPAQKLYLESMGKDTSEMSEGQILRANTGSNVFLAGNLSVLDAMEDLKFDIAI from the coding sequence ATGGGACTTCCTCAAATTGAAATTGTTTTTCGGACACTAGCGGCCAGCGCCATAGAACGTTCTGAGCGCGGGGTTATTTCACTCATACTACGTGATACCAAGACAGCGGTGAAAGAGTATAAGAGCATTGATGAGGTAAAGGATGCAGACTTTAGCGCGAATAATATCAAGCACATCAAGGAGGCATTCTATGGTACACCGTCCAAGGTAATTGCGGTGCCAATTGCCGCAGATGGCCCGGTATCCGAGGCATTAACAGTGCTGAAAGGAATGTACTGGAATTATCTCGCGATGCCAGAAGCCACAGCAGCCGATGTGACCGATATTGTGGCATTTATAAAAGGTCAGCGTACACTCAAGAAGAAAATCTTCAAGGCTGTTTTACCGAATGCGACTGGTCCTGATCATGAAGGTATTATCAACTTCACAACGACTGGTATCAAAATGAAAGATGGTACAGATATGACCACAGAGGCATTTTGTGTGCGTCTAGCGTCTGTATTTGCAGGTCTACCGTTTACACGTTCGGCAACCTACTATGTATTCCCTGATGTGGCCTCCATCCAGGAGATTGATGATCCGGATGAAGCAATTGATAGCGGTCAACTTATCCTTGTCAATGACGGCAAGAAAGTGAAGATTGGTCGAGCTGTCAACTCGCTTGTTACATTTACACCAGAGAAGCACAGAGAGTTCTCAAAAATTCGCATTGTTGAGATTCTGGATATGGTACTTGAAGACATTCGGGAGACATTTGAAAACGAGTATATCGGTAAGTATGAGAACAGTTTCCAGAACAAACTCATGTTTGTTACTGTGGTTAATGCATATTTCCAAGTCCTCGTTATCGAAAACGTCTTGGAACGTGAAGGAGAGAACCGAGCGCGTATCAATGGCCCAGCGCAAAAGCTATATTTAGAGTCTATGGGGAAAGACACCAGTGAAATGAGTGAGGGGCAGATTCTAAGGGCTAATACAGGTAGCAATGTCTTTCTTGCTGGTAACTTATCTGTATTGGATGCCATGGAAGACTTGAAATTCGATATTGCAATATAG
- a CDS encoding phage tail tube protein — protein MKREEKVYVGSNGKVYFDGEEMFYVQKFELKVSVKRENFDVVGEWDEFSKAVGWAGKGMMEVLKTDAFVYRRFIESWKNRKDPTFTIIGEVTNPETNQTQTAIVSECKVDGDLDIMSFEPKKLMQDKIGFNFRPSLLDLEAS, from the coding sequence GTGAAAAGAGAAGAAAAAGTATATGTTGGCTCCAATGGGAAGGTATACTTCGATGGCGAAGAAATGTTTTATGTTCAGAAGTTTGAACTGAAAGTGTCCGTAAAGCGTGAGAACTTCGATGTTGTAGGGGAATGGGACGAATTTTCAAAGGCTGTAGGTTGGGCCGGGAAAGGCATGATGGAAGTTCTAAAGACGGATGCGTTTGTATATAGGCGTTTTATCGAGTCGTGGAAGAATCGGAAGGACCCGACATTTACTATCATTGGCGAAGTAACAAATCCAGAGACAAACCAGACACAAACCGCCATTGTATCTGAGTGTAAAGTTGACGGCGATCTAGATATCATGTCCTTTGAGCCGAAGAAACTCATGCAAGATAAAATTGGTTTCAATTTCCGACCGTCGCTTTTGGACTTGGAAGCATCGTAA